A genomic segment from Limibacillus halophilus encodes:
- a CDS encoding RlmE family RNA methyltransferase, whose translation MSSRGRSGGGKSSGRTTGRQTTVRVRTAKSRSNSSARWLQRQLNDPYVAEAQKRGYRSRAAFKLLQLDEKFHFFKKGMRVVDLGAAPGGWIQVALERIGKEGRVVGIDLLPVDPVPGSQIIVGDFLDADAPQRLVDLLGGPANAVLSDMAASSTGHANTDHLRIMTLAEVALDFAEDVLAPDGFFLCKVLQGGSEKELLDRLRKSFAKVRHVKPPASRSDSAELYVLATGFRGKPTTSGSEG comes from the coding sequence ATGAGCAGTCGGGGACGTTCAGGTGGCGGAAAATCCAGTGGCCGCACGACGGGCCGCCAGACGACGGTGCGCGTGCGCACGGCAAAAAGTCGATCCAATTCTTCGGCCCGCTGGCTGCAGCGTCAGTTGAACGATCCCTATGTGGCCGAGGCGCAAAAGCGTGGTTATCGCTCGCGCGCGGCGTTCAAGCTTTTGCAGTTGGATGAGAAGTTTCATTTCTTCAAGAAAGGCATGCGCGTCGTAGATCTTGGCGCGGCACCCGGCGGGTGGATCCAAGTGGCGTTGGAGCGAATCGGCAAGGAGGGGCGGGTTGTTGGGATCGACCTTCTGCCTGTCGACCCGGTGCCGGGTTCACAGATCATCGTCGGTGATTTCCTGGACGCCGATGCTCCGCAACGTTTGGTCGATCTCCTAGGCGGCCCAGCCAACGCGGTACTTTCGGATATGGCGGCGTCCTCGACTGGCCATGCCAATACGGATCACCTCCGCATCATGACCTTAGCCGAAGTGGCTTTGGATTTTGCGGAGGATGTGCTGGCACCCGACGGCTTTTTCCTTTGCAAGGTATTGCAGGGAGGAAGCGAGAAAGAGTTGCTGGACCGTCTTCGCAAGTCTTTTGCCAAGGTGCGGCACGTGAAGCCGCCGGCAAGCCGATCGGATTCGGCGGAGCTTTACGTCCTGGCGACGGGGTTTCGCGGAAAGCCGACGACATCTGGGTCGGAAGGTTAG
- a CDS encoding Ppx/GppA phosphatase family protein, which translates to MKGQNAWDDRGKPCRQRAPGALADTFAAIDLGTNNCRLLVARPTRDGFRVVDAFSRIVRLGEGLSRSGTLSEAAMDRTLDALKICAEKIARRDVSFSRCVATEACRRAGNHEAFIDKVRVETGIRLEIISCDEEARLAVQGCKPLFDRNRRYALLFDIGGGSTEISWVDVTGGGDGAGRHAPKILTWHSLPFGVVNLAERYCDGAVNRSDHNAMAAEVAEALVAFEARDEIAHRVREGEVQMVGTSGTVTTLAGVHKELPRYQRALIDGAYMDFNCLESAIDRIAEMNVSERAAHPCIGPERADLMLAGCAILQGICRTWPVGRLRVADRGLREGILLGLMDEARTRRGSRKPRRRSGDGERASAQSKVPS; encoded by the coding sequence GTGAAAGGCCAGAATGCCTGGGACGACCGCGGCAAGCCGTGTCGTCAGCGGGCGCCGGGTGCCTTGGCGGATACTTTTGCCGCCATCGACCTCGGCACAAACAACTGTAGATTGCTGGTCGCACGCCCGACTCGTGATGGTTTTCGCGTGGTCGATGCCTTTTCGCGGATCGTGCGATTGGGGGAGGGGCTTTCGCGGAGCGGAACGCTATCGGAAGCCGCGATGGACCGCACGCTTGATGCGCTTAAAATCTGTGCTGAGAAGATCGCCCGCCGCGACGTATCTTTCAGCCGCTGCGTGGCGACGGAGGCGTGCCGCAGGGCTGGTAACCACGAAGCTTTCATAGACAAGGTGAGGGTGGAAACAGGCATCCGCCTGGAGATTATTTCCTGTGATGAGGAAGCGCGCTTGGCGGTACAAGGCTGCAAGCCGCTTTTTGATCGCAACCGTCGCTATGCCCTGCTGTTCGATATCGGCGGCGGGAGCACTGAAATCAGCTGGGTCGATGTAACGGGTGGCGGTGACGGCGCGGGCCGACATGCCCCGAAGATCCTAACCTGGCATTCACTCCCATTCGGTGTGGTCAATCTTGCCGAGCGTTATTGTGATGGTGCGGTAAACCGCAGCGACCACAACGCAATGGCCGCAGAGGTCGCGGAGGCATTGGTTGCATTTGAGGCGCGAGATGAGATTGCGCACCGTGTCCGCGAGGGCGAAGTTCAAATGGTCGGCACTTCGGGAACCGTAACGACGCTGGCCGGGGTTCATAAAGAACTGCCGCGATATCAGCGGGCGCTGATTGACGGCGCGTACATGGATTTCAATTGCCTGGAAAGTGCGATTGATCGAATAGCGGAGATGAACGTCAGTGAACGGGCCGCCCATCCGTGCATCGGACCGGAACGTGCGGACCTCATGCTGGCCGGTTGCGCAATCCTGCAAGGTATCTGTCGTACCTGGCCGGTTGGCCGGCTGCGGGTGGCCGATCGTGGTCTGCGCGAAGGAATTCTTCTCGGCTTGATGGATGAGGCGCGGACGCGAAGGGGATCCAGAAAACCCCGCCGCCGGTCCGGCGATGGTGAGCGGGCTTCCGCTCAAAGCAAGGTGCCGTCATGA
- a CDS encoding M20 family metallopeptidase has product MTIPDAVSLTQALIRFDTVNPPGFERDCAHHLGAMLEEAGFANSYYEFADGRTTLVSCLPGRDESLLPLAMTGHLDTVPFGHQPWTRAPLAGEIADGKLYGRGASDMKSGVAVAVASAVAAAQQPESLRRGLMLILTAGEETGCDGSRYVAEIEGALGKASALLVAEPTSNLPAIGHRGALWLRGETAGVTAHGSMPEKGVNAVYKASRAIAKLEQFGFNEKRDELLGSPSLNVGTVRGGLNINSVPDYTEFTIDIRSIERKSHEKILCQLKSYLNDEGVGLNAEVDLDPVKTDFNHPFVQCVNAVVAQEIQIVPRPMTLPFFTDASILAAALCAPTVILGPGETALAHQTDEYCFVDKIPEAVMLYEKIIDSWCR; this is encoded by the coding sequence ATGACCATACCCGATGCCGTCAGCCTGACTCAGGCTCTAATTCGCTTTGACACTGTCAATCCACCGGGGTTCGAGAGGGACTGCGCCCACCATCTTGGCGCAATGCTTGAAGAAGCGGGTTTTGCGAACAGCTACTACGAGTTTGCGGACGGCCGCACGACCCTGGTGTCATGTCTGCCCGGCCGTGATGAAAGTCTGTTGCCATTGGCGATGACTGGGCATCTGGATACCGTGCCCTTTGGGCATCAGCCCTGGACAAGGGCGCCGCTAGCCGGGGAGATTGCTGACGGAAAGCTGTATGGACGGGGCGCCAGTGACATGAAAAGCGGCGTTGCGGTCGCTGTTGCCAGCGCAGTGGCAGCCGCCCAGCAACCGGAGAGTTTGCGCCGTGGTCTCATGCTGATTCTGACTGCTGGCGAGGAAACCGGGTGCGATGGATCGCGGTATGTAGCCGAAATCGAGGGCGCTCTCGGCAAGGCAAGCGCGCTTCTGGTTGCAGAGCCCACTTCGAATTTGCCTGCCATCGGTCACCGCGGGGCCCTATGGTTGCGTGGTGAGACTGCTGGCGTTACTGCCCATGGGTCCATGCCTGAAAAGGGTGTCAACGCCGTCTATAAGGCGTCACGCGCGATTGCAAAACTCGAGCAATTCGGATTCAACGAGAAGCGCGATGAGCTTTTGGGGTCGCCAAGCCTTAATGTTGGAACGGTTCGGGGCGGCCTCAATATCAATTCGGTGCCAGATTATACGGAGTTCACAATCGACATTCGCTCGATCGAGCGTAAGTCTCACGAAAAGATTTTGTGCCAGCTTAAATCTTACCTCAATGACGAAGGAGTAGGGCTGAACGCGGAGGTGGACCTTGATCCTGTCAAAACGGATTTCAATCACCCCTTCGTTCAATGTGTAAACGCAGTCGTCGCGCAGGAAATTCAGATTGTTCCGCGTCCCATGACCTTACCGTTTTTCACCGATGCTTCGATTCTAGCCGCTGCGCTATGCGCACCTACAGTAATTTTGGGACCGGGCGAGACCGCGCTTGCGCATCAAACGGACGAATACTGCTTTGTCGACAAGATTCCCGAAGCCGTCATGCTCTACGAAAAAATTATAGATTCTTGGTGCCGTTGA
- a CDS encoding ABC transporter ATP-binding protein, producing MSLEVEALDSGYGAIKVLRGVSFSIAEGEVLGVLGRNGMGKTTLIRALSGLIKATSGAIRLDGEDISGLQAYERARRGITTVVQGRGIFPQLTVRENLEMGRIAAGKRPRDRSEEVLSYFPRLGERMSQQAGTMSGGEQQMLAIGRGLMTDPKVMLLDEPSDGIMPTLVHQIGVTLKEINKNEGMTIVIVEQNVPMIFNMADHCIILEKGALVAKGTTQEVSQSDVVQQYLAI from the coding sequence ATGTCTTTGGAAGTTGAAGCGCTCGATTCTGGATACGGCGCGATCAAAGTGCTCCGGGGGGTGTCCTTTTCCATCGCGGAGGGCGAGGTCCTTGGTGTGCTCGGCCGCAATGGCATGGGCAAGACGACTTTGATACGGGCGCTCTCCGGCCTCATTAAAGCGACCAGTGGCGCGATCAGGCTCGACGGAGAGGACATCAGTGGGCTGCAAGCCTACGAGCGCGCGCGCCGTGGCATAACAACTGTTGTCCAGGGGCGAGGAATTTTCCCTCAACTGACGGTACGCGAGAATTTGGAGATGGGGCGGATCGCCGCCGGCAAGCGGCCACGTGATCGTAGTGAGGAAGTCCTTAGCTATTTTCCCAGGCTTGGCGAACGCATGTCCCAGCAGGCCGGCACCATGAGCGGCGGCGAGCAGCAAATGTTAGCCATCGGCCGCGGGCTCATGACCGACCCGAAGGTGATGCTACTGGACGAGCCTTCGGACGGCATCATGCCGACACTCGTTCACCAGATTGGCGTGACCCTGAAGGAAATTAACAAGAACGAAGGAATGACCATCGTCATTGTTGAACAGAACGTGCCGATGATCTTCAACATGGCCGATCACTGCATCATTCTCGAAAAAGGCGCTCTGGTTGCGAAGGGAACCACTCAGGAGGTCTCCCAATCCGACGTCGTTCAGCAGTATCTCGCAATCTGA
- a CDS encoding ATP-binding cassette domain-containing protein, with product MAVLLRTTGLSKNFRGLIANKDIDFQLEAGQVRSVIGPNGAGKTTFISMISGHLAPSSGKIYYKEQDITGLPVRKRARVGIARKFQTPSVFDNLTAYENIELAVLGTSTPRERRENRVLEVLDIVRLREQRDTPVQFLSHGQRQWLEIGMLLGIEAELLLLDEPTAGMTAAETAATGDLVKSLARDRNLSIVIIEHDINFIRDLQAPITVLHLGQVLKEGSFEELSNDPQVREVYLGA from the coding sequence ATGGCAGTACTTTTGAGAACCACTGGACTGTCGAAGAACTTTCGCGGCCTGATCGCCAACAAGGATATTGATTTTCAGTTGGAGGCTGGGCAGGTCCGTAGTGTCATTGGGCCGAATGGTGCAGGAAAAACAACCTTCATCAGCATGATCTCCGGGCATCTGGCTCCGTCCTCTGGAAAAATCTACTACAAAGAACAAGACATCACTGGCTTACCGGTGCGAAAGCGCGCCAGGGTCGGCATAGCGCGCAAGTTCCAAACGCCTTCGGTCTTCGACAATCTTACCGCTTACGAAAACATAGAACTCGCTGTGCTGGGAACTTCAACCCCGCGCGAGCGCCGTGAAAACCGCGTGCTCGAGGTCCTGGATATCGTTCGGTTGCGGGAACAGCGGGACACTCCGGTACAGTTTCTCTCTCACGGCCAGCGTCAGTGGCTTGAGATCGGCATGCTTTTGGGCATCGAAGCGGAATTGCTGCTCTTGGATGAGCCAACTGCTGGAATGACGGCTGCGGAAACTGCGGCCACCGGGGACTTGGTCAAGAGCTTGGCGCGGGACCGTAATCTGTCGATTGTCATTATCGAGCACGACATCAACTTTATTCGCGACCTCCAGGCACCGATCACGGTGCTGCATCTTGGGCAGGTCCTCAAGGAAGGTTCATTCGAGGAGTTGTCCAACGATCCGCAGGTGCGCGAAGTCTACTTGGGAGCTTGA
- a CDS encoding branched-chain amino acid ABC transporter permease, which translates to MSETLSKQEKSVRRSRWGGETGVAMVVFALLALLPTVFSGYVIYILPQYMLFGLLAMSLGLLWGFGGILSFGQAAFFAVGGYAMGLMMQQALPVNAAYLGIIVAVLAGGGLAAIAGYFLFSAGVRATYFVLITLALSIIAEQIAVSQSQITGGWNGLFVDRMSLTFGPLGEVSLYGDVAFYYFVLPLIVLCYLGFRWLTLSKVGKVLVGIRENEDRVIALGFNVSAYKTLVFALSGGLAGFAGALYASQANFVSPSLAGVLFSTEVVVWVAIGGRASLLGALLGGILVSSLSNYLSAITPEYWQLLLGIIFILVIAFFKSGLSGAVVQLFQFLQRRRG; encoded by the coding sequence ATGTCCGAGACTCTTTCCAAGCAAGAAAAGTCAGTCCGGCGAAGCCGTTGGGGCGGTGAGACCGGCGTCGCTATGGTGGTTTTTGCGCTTCTGGCGCTGTTGCCAACCGTCTTCTCCGGCTATGTGATCTACATCCTGCCGCAGTACATGCTGTTCGGCCTTCTGGCCATGTCACTCGGCCTGCTTTGGGGTTTTGGCGGCATTCTCAGCTTTGGCCAAGCCGCGTTCTTTGCTGTTGGCGGCTATGCGATGGGCCTGATGATGCAGCAGGCATTGCCGGTCAATGCGGCTTATCTAGGCATAATCGTCGCCGTTCTGGCTGGCGGTGGCCTGGCAGCGATTGCCGGCTACTTTCTCTTTAGCGCTGGGGTGCGGGCGACATACTTCGTACTGATCACTTTAGCGCTCTCAATCATCGCCGAGCAGATCGCTGTCAGCCAGTCGCAAATCACCGGTGGGTGGAATGGACTTTTTGTCGACCGGATGTCGCTGACCTTTGGACCGCTTGGCGAGGTATCGCTCTATGGAGACGTGGCGTTCTACTATTTCGTCCTACCGCTGATCGTTCTCTGCTATCTGGGCTTTCGTTGGCTGACCCTCTCGAAAGTCGGCAAGGTGCTGGTAGGGATACGCGAGAACGAGGACCGGGTGATCGCCCTTGGTTTTAATGTTTCCGCATACAAAACACTGGTTTTCGCTTTGTCCGGAGGCCTTGCCGGCTTTGCGGGTGCCCTCTATGCGAGTCAGGCAAACTTCGTCTCGCCGTCATTGGCGGGCGTTCTCTTTTCGACCGAGGTTGTTGTCTGGGTAGCCATCGGCGGGCGGGCATCGCTTCTTGGTGCTCTGCTTGGCGGTATTCTGGTTTCATCGCTCTCGAACTATCTGAGCGCAATCACGCCTGAGTACTGGCAGCTTTTGTTGGGGATCATTTTCATCCTGGTAATCGCCTTCTTCAAATCCGGACTTTCCGGTGCCGTCGTGCAGCTTTTTCAGTTTCTGCAAAGGAGGCGTGGCTAA